A region of uncultured Carboxylicivirga sp. DNA encodes the following proteins:
- a CDS encoding MoxR family ATPase, which produces MNENAPFENRLPLDELNHAAYRIRNEINKVIVGQEKVLDLLLTAVIANGHVLLEGVPGIAKTMMAKLISKSVAADFSRIQFTPDLMPTDVLGTMVFNAGNSTFEFNKGPVFSNLVLIDEINRAPAKTQSALFEVMEERQVTIDGVTRAMESPFLVFATQNPVEHEGTYRLPEAQLDRFLFKIQIDYPSLEQEVNILSNAQRREALDPLSLISAVISKEELVKYQQLATKVVVEDDLLRYIAQIVDKTRNSNSFYLGGSPRASLAILNASKAFAALEGRDFVTPDDIKTVLIPVLCHRVILTPEKEMEGVKPEVIIQQIIDTVEVPR; this is translated from the coding sequence ATGAATGAAAATGCTCCTTTTGAAAACAGATTGCCGCTTGATGAATTAAATCATGCAGCTTATCGCATCCGGAATGAGATAAACAAAGTAATTGTCGGTCAGGAAAAAGTGCTTGATCTTCTCTTAACGGCAGTAATTGCAAACGGACATGTGTTGCTTGAGGGGGTTCCCGGAATAGCTAAAACCATGATGGCGAAACTAATATCGAAATCAGTGGCTGCTGACTTTTCACGTATTCAGTTTACCCCCGATCTAATGCCAACAGATGTATTGGGAACCATGGTTTTTAATGCGGGTAATTCAACGTTTGAATTTAATAAAGGACCGGTTTTCTCAAATCTCGTATTAATTGACGAGATCAACCGTGCTCCGGCCAAAACGCAATCGGCATTGTTTGAAGTAATGGAGGAGCGACAGGTTACCATTGATGGAGTTACACGGGCAATGGAAAGTCCGTTTCTTGTGTTTGCTACACAAAATCCGGTGGAACATGAAGGAACCTATCGTTTACCGGAGGCTCAGCTCGACCGTTTCCTGTTTAAAATTCAGATCGATTATCCCTCATTGGAGCAAGAGGTGAACATCTTATCAAATGCTCAAAGGCGCGAGGCTCTGGATCCTTTGTCGTTGATTTCGGCAGTGATAAGTAAGGAAGAGCTGGTAAAGTATCAGCAATTAGCAACAAAAGTTGTGGTGGAAGATGATTTGTTGAGATACATTGCTCAGATAGTTGATAAAACCAGAAACAGTAATTCTTTTTATCTGGGTGGAAGTCCGCGTGCTTCATTAGCTATACTGAATGCTTCAAAAGCTTTTGCTGCTTTGGAAGGCAGGGATTTTGTTACACCTGATGATATTAAAACAGTACTGATACCTGTTCTTTGCCACAGAGTTATTTTAACTCCCGAAAAAGAAATGGAAGGAGTAAAACCTGAAGTGATAATTCAACAAATCATCGATACAGTAGAAGTTCCACGTTAA